In Streptomyces violaceusniger Tu 4113, one DNA window encodes the following:
- the qcrB gene encoding cytochrome bc1 complex cytochrome b subunit — MSTTSDSGAQQRRGKAPAGERVADWADGRLGIYGLAKANMRKIFPDHWSFMLGEVCLYSFIIIILTGVYLTLFFHPSMEEVTYHGPYVPMQGVKMSEAFASTLDISFEVRGGLLIRQIHHWAALVFLCGMFTHMMRVFFTGAFRKPREINWLFGFLLFFLGMLTGFTGYSLPDDLLSGTGLRFIEGVFLSIPVVGTYISMFIFGGEFPGMDLIPRLYPVHVLLLPGIMLGLLVAHLILVFYHKHTQYPGAGKTEKNVVGMPLLPVYMAKAGGFFFLVFGVIAVLSAVATINPVWTIGPYRPDQVSTGAQPDWYMGFAEGLVRVMPGWEITAWGHTLVLGVFIPIVLFPLVLFAIGLYPFIETWITGDKREHHILDRPRNAPTRTAFGVAWLTAYFVMLIGGGNDLWATHFHLSINSITWFVRIGFFAGPVLAFIATKRICLGLQRRDRDKVLHGRETGIIKRLPHGEFVEVHEPLAQEQLHVLTQHEQPEPYEIGPETDENGVKRKVTPAQRVRSKLSKGYYGEDNVIPKPTREEYHEITSGHGHH; from the coding sequence ATGAGTACTACAAGCGACAGCGGTGCGCAGCAGCGCCGCGGCAAAGCGCCCGCGGGCGAGCGGGTCGCCGACTGGGCCGATGGCCGGCTGGGCATCTACGGCCTGGCCAAGGCCAATATGCGCAAGATCTTCCCGGACCACTGGTCCTTCATGCTGGGCGAGGTCTGCCTCTACAGCTTCATCATCATCATCCTCACGGGTGTGTACCTGACGCTGTTCTTCCACCCCAGCATGGAAGAGGTCACGTACCACGGCCCGTACGTCCCGATGCAGGGCGTCAAGATGTCCGAGGCGTTCGCCTCGACGCTCGACATCAGCTTCGAGGTGCGGGGCGGTCTGCTGATCCGGCAGATCCACCACTGGGCCGCGCTGGTCTTCCTGTGCGGCATGTTCACGCACATGATGCGCGTGTTCTTCACCGGTGCGTTCCGCAAGCCGCGTGAGATCAACTGGCTCTTCGGCTTCCTGCTGTTCTTCCTCGGCATGCTGACCGGCTTCACCGGCTACTCGCTCCCCGACGACCTGCTCTCCGGCACCGGTCTGCGGTTCATCGAGGGTGTGTTCCTGTCGATCCCGGTGGTCGGCACCTACATCTCGATGTTCATCTTCGGCGGCGAGTTCCCCGGGATGGACCTCATCCCGAGGCTCTACCCGGTCCACGTCCTGCTGTTGCCGGGCATCATGCTCGGCCTGCTGGTGGCGCACCTGATCCTGGTCTTCTACCACAAGCACACGCAGTACCCCGGGGCCGGAAAGACCGAGAAGAACGTCGTCGGCATGCCCCTGCTGCCGGTCTACATGGCCAAGGCGGGCGGCTTCTTCTTCCTGGTCTTCGGTGTGATCGCGGTCCTCTCCGCGGTCGCGACCATCAACCCGGTCTGGACCATCGGTCCCTACCGGCCCGACCAGGTGTCCACCGGCGCCCAGCCCGACTGGTACATGGGCTTCGCCGAGGGTCTGGTCCGCGTGATGCCCGGCTGGGAGATCACCGCCTGGGGTCATACGCTCGTCCTGGGCGTGTTCATCCCGATCGTGCTCTTCCCGCTGGTCCTCTTCGCGATCGGGCTCTACCCGTTCATCGAGACCTGGATCACCGGCGACAAGCGTGAGCACCACATCCTGGACCGCCCGCGCAACGCCCCGACCCGTACGGCCTTCGGTGTCGCCTGGCTGACCGCGTACTTCGTGATGCTGATCGGTGGCGGTAACGACCTGTGGGCCACCCACTTCCACCTGTCGATCAACTCGATCACGTGGTTCGTGCGGATCGGCTTCTTCGCCGGCCCGGTCCTGGCGTTCATCGCCACCAAGCGGATCTGCCTCGGCCTCCAGCGGCGCGACCGCGACAAGGTGCTGCACGGCCGCGAGACCGGCATCATCAAGCGGCTGCCGCACGGTGAGTTCGTCGAGGTCCACGAGCCGCTCGCGCAGGAGCAGTTGCATGTGCTGACCCAGCACGAGCAGCCCGAGCCCTACGAGATCGGCCCCGAGACCGACGAGAACGGGGTCAAGCGGAAGGTGACGCCCGCGCAGCGGGTCCGTTCGAAGCTCTCCAAGGGCTACTACGGCGAGGACAACGTCATTCCGAAGCCGACCCGCGAGGAGTACCACGAGATCACCAGCGGCCACGGCCACCACTGA
- the qcrA gene encoding cytochrome bc1 complex Rieske iron-sulfur subunit has protein sequence MSSHEISEAEDKLPEERGAESAVRPVEDPFADPGLPPHEHRVQDIDERAARRSERTVALLFTVSMVATIAFIAAYVALPVDKYIYVFPIGHISALNFALGVTLGIALFAIGAGAVHWARTLMSDEEIADERHPIEASPEVKAKVLEDFAAGAKESGFGRRKLARNTLFGALALVPLSGVVLLRDLGPLPGTKLRHTKWAKGKRLMNYNTMQPLRPEDITVGSLTFAMPEGMSEDQHDFQTEIAKAALMLVRLQPENIKDKHELDWSHEGIVAFSKICTHVGCPINLYEQQTHHVLCPCHQSTFDLSDGGRVIFGPAGHALPQLRIRANDQGYLEAMGDFPEPVGPAYWERG, from the coding sequence ATGAGTAGCCACGAGATTTCAGAAGCAGAAGACAAGCTGCCGGAAGAGCGAGGGGCCGAGAGCGCCGTAAGGCCGGTCGAGGACCCGTTCGCCGACCCGGGGCTGCCCCCGCACGAGCACCGTGTGCAGGACATCGACGAGCGGGCCGCGCGGCGCTCCGAGCGCACCGTCGCCCTGCTCTTCACGGTCTCGATGGTGGCCACGATCGCCTTCATCGCCGCGTATGTGGCGCTGCCGGTCGACAAGTACATCTACGTCTTCCCGATCGGGCACATCAGCGCGCTCAACTTCGCGCTCGGTGTGACGCTCGGCATCGCGCTGTTCGCCATCGGCGCGGGCGCGGTCCACTGGGCCCGCACCCTGATGTCCGATGAGGAGATCGCCGACGAGCGGCACCCCATCGAGGCCAGCCCCGAGGTGAAGGCCAAGGTCCTCGAGGATTTCGCGGCCGGCGCCAAGGAGTCCGGCTTCGGCCGGCGCAAGCTGGCCCGCAACACCCTCTTCGGCGCGCTCGCGCTGGTGCCGCTCTCCGGCGTCGTGCTGCTGCGCGACCTCGGTCCGCTGCCGGGCACCAAGCTGCGGCACACCAAGTGGGCCAAGGGCAAGCGGCTGATGAACTACAACACCATGCAGCCGCTGCGCCCCGAGGACATCACCGTCGGTTCGCTCACCTTCGCCATGCCCGAGGGCATGAGCGAGGACCAGCACGACTTCCAGACGGAGATCGCCAAGGCGGCCCTGATGCTGGTCCGGCTGCAGCCGGAGAACATCAAGGACAAGCACGAGCTCGACTGGTCGCACGAGGGCATCGTCGCGTTCTCCAAGATCTGCACCCACGTCGGCTGCCCGATCAACCTCTATGAGCAGCAGACGCACCACGTCCTGTGCCCCTGCCACCAGTCGACCTTCGACCTCTCCGACGGTGGCCGAGTGATCTTCGGTCCGGCCGGTCACGCGCTGCCGCAGCTACGGATCCGGGCCAACGACCAGGGGTACCTCGAAGCCATGGGCGACTTCCCGGAGCCCGTCGGTCCTGCTTACTGGGAGCGCGGATGA
- the trpD gene encoding anthranilate phosphoribosyltransferase: protein MDVVTPAGGDSTATARTWPDVLSSLIAGLDLDADDTAWAMDRIMRGEATDAQIAGFAIALRAKGETVSEVAGLVRAMYEHAKVIEVPGATVDIVGTGGDRARTVNISTMSALVVAGTGARVVKHGNRASSSASGASDVLEKLGVNLDITPERVVEVAEEAGITFCFAVKFHPSLRHVASARRELGVATPFNLLGPLTNPARVKCQATGVADARMAPIIAGVLAERGSSALVVRGDDGLDELTVTTTSQVWEVRGGAVRQETLDPRDVGIERAPMEALRGADASYNADVARRLLAGERGPVRDAVLLNSASALVALEPEPGDKPLAERIAAGVARAAESIDSGAARDVLERWVRATHA from the coding sequence ATGGACGTTGTGACCCCCGCCGGAGGCGACAGCACCGCGACGGCCCGCACCTGGCCGGACGTACTGAGCTCGCTCATCGCCGGCCTGGACCTCGATGCCGACGACACCGCCTGGGCCATGGACCGGATCATGCGGGGCGAGGCCACCGACGCGCAGATCGCCGGTTTCGCGATCGCGCTGCGCGCCAAGGGCGAGACGGTCTCCGAGGTGGCCGGTCTGGTGCGGGCCATGTACGAGCACGCCAAGGTGATCGAGGTGCCCGGGGCGACCGTGGACATCGTCGGCACCGGCGGCGACCGCGCCAGGACCGTCAATATCTCCACCATGTCCGCGCTGGTCGTCGCCGGTACCGGCGCGCGGGTCGTCAAGCACGGCAACCGCGCCTCGTCCTCCGCCAGCGGCGCCTCCGACGTACTGGAGAAGCTCGGCGTCAACCTGGACATCACCCCGGAGCGGGTGGTCGAGGTCGCGGAGGAGGCGGGGATCACCTTCTGCTTCGCGGTGAAGTTCCACCCGTCGCTGCGGCATGTCGCCTCGGCCCGCCGCGAGCTGGGCGTCGCCACCCCGTTCAACCTGCTCGGCCCGCTGACCAACCCGGCGCGGGTGAAGTGCCAGGCGACCGGGGTCGCCGATGCCCGGATGGCGCCCATCATCGCCGGGGTGCTGGCCGAGCGGGGCTCCTCCGCGCTGGTCGTCCGCGGCGACGACGGGCTGGACGAGCTCACCGTGACCACGACCTCCCAGGTGTGGGAGGTCCGGGGCGGCGCCGTGCGCCAGGAGACCCTCGACCCCCGGGACGTGGGCATCGAGCGGGCCCCCATGGAGGCCCTGCGCGGCGCGGATGCCTCGTACAACGCCGATGTGGCCCGCCGGCTGCTGGCGGGCGAGCGGGGCCCGGTGCGGGACGCGGTGCTGCTGAACTCGGCGTCGGCGCTGGTGGCGCTCGAGCCGGAGCCGGGGGACAAGCCCCTGGCGGAGCGGATCGCGGCGGGTGTCGCGCGGGCCGCCGAGTCGATCGACTCGGGCGCGGCGCGCGACGTCCTGGAGCGGTGGGTACGGGCCACCCACGCCTAG